From the genome of Cedecea lapagei, one region includes:
- the mtnK gene encoding S-methyl-5-thioribose kinase, translating to MSQYRTFTAADAVAYAQQFGGLQAPSELVEAQEVGDGNLNLVFKIFDTQGVSRTIVKQALPYVRCVGESWPLTLDRARLEAQTLVEHYKHSPEHTVNVVHYDPTLAVMVMEDLSSHRIWRGELVKGVYYPQAASQLGEYLAKALFHTSDFYLHPHDKKAMVARFINPEMCEITEDLFFNDPYQIHERNNYPAALEPQVAALRSDRDLKLAVALLKHKFLSSAEALLHGDIHSGSIFVAEGSLKAIDAEFGYVGPVGFDIGTAIGNLLLNYCALPGHFGPRDAASQREQRLKDIQELWLSFAARFTTLARTKTRDAALATEGYAEHYLQKVWVDAVGFCGTELIRRTVGLSHVADLESIEDEATRLACISHAIELGKFLILIAGQIDSVDEFIARVRQKG from the coding sequence ATGTCGCAATACCGCACTTTTACCGCCGCTGACGCAGTGGCATATGCTCAACAATTTGGCGGGCTTCAGGCTCCGTCTGAGCTGGTGGAGGCGCAGGAAGTCGGCGACGGTAATCTCAACCTGGTATTTAAAATCTTTGATACTCAAGGCGTAAGCCGGACGATCGTCAAGCAGGCGCTGCCGTACGTGCGCTGCGTGGGCGAGTCCTGGCCGCTGACGCTGGATCGCGCTCGTCTTGAGGCGCAGACCCTGGTGGAACACTATAAGCACAGCCCGGAGCACACGGTGAATGTGGTGCATTACGACCCGACGCTGGCGGTGATGGTAATGGAAGATCTCTCCAGTCATCGCATCTGGCGCGGTGAGCTGGTGAAGGGCGTTTATTACCCTCAGGCCGCTAGCCAGCTCGGAGAATATCTGGCGAAGGCGCTGTTCCATACTTCGGACTTCTATCTTCATCCGCATGATAAGAAGGCGATGGTTGCCCGCTTTATCAACCCTGAAATGTGCGAGATCACCGAGGATCTGTTCTTTAACGATCCCTATCAGATCCATGAGCGAAATAACTATCCGGCCGCGCTGGAGCCGCAGGTTGCTGCGCTGCGTAGTGACCGCGATCTGAAGCTGGCGGTGGCCCTGCTGAAGCATAAATTCTTATCAAGCGCCGAGGCGCTGCTGCACGGGGATATTCACAGCGGATCGATCTTTGTGGCGGAAGGTAGCCTGAAAGCCATTGATGCCGAATTTGGCTACGTCGGCCCGGTTGGTTTCGATATCGGTACCGCCATCGGCAACCTGCTGCTGAACTACTGCGCTCTGCCTGGCCATTTTGGCCCACGTGACGCGGCCAGCCAGCGTGAGCAGCGCCTGAAAGACATTCAGGAGCTGTGGCTGAGTTTCGCCGCTCGCTTTACAACGCTTGCTCGCACTAAAACTCGCGACGCGGCGCTGGCGACGGAAGGGTATGCCGAACACTATCTGCAAAAAGTTTGGGTTGATGCGGTAGGCTTCTGCGGCACCGAGCTGATTCGCCGTACCGTCGGGCTGTCGCACGTTGCCGATCTGGAAAGCATTGAGGATGAGGCAACCCGCCTGGCCTGTATCAGCCACGCGATTGAGCTGGGCAAGTTCCTGATTCTGATTGCCGGGCAGATAGATTCGGTGGATGAATTTATTGCGAGGGTTCGGCAGAAGGGGTGA